In Alkalihalobacillus sp. FSL W8-0930, a single window of DNA contains:
- the nrdR gene encoding transcriptional regulator NrdR, protein MRCPTCHFNGTRVLDSRPSDEARSIRRRRECESCGNRFTTFETVEEVPLIVVKKDGTRQEFSRDKILRGLIRACEKRPVPLETLENVVNNVERDLRGSGKNEMLSQDVGELVMERLADIDDVAYVRFASVYRQFKDINVFIKELTDLMNKE, encoded by the coding sequence ATGCGATGTCCCACATGCCATTTTAATGGTACAAGGGTACTGGATTCTAGGCCAAGTGATGAAGCTCGTTCAATCCGGAGACGAAGAGAATGTGAATCGTGTGGAAACCGATTTACAACCTTTGAAACGGTTGAAGAGGTTCCATTAATTGTTGTAAAAAAGGACGGGACGCGCCAAGAGTTCAGTCGAGACAAAATTTTAAGAGGACTTATTCGTGCATGTGAAAAACGACCGGTTCCCCTTGAAACATTAGAGAACGTTGTAAACAATGTGGAAAGAGATTTAAGAGGATCTGGGAAGAACGAAATGCTGAGTCAAGACGTTGGAGAATTAGTAATGGAAAGACTGGCCGACATTGATGATGTGGCGTACGTACGCTTTGCTTCCGTCTATCGCCAATTTAAAGATATTAATGTGTTCATTAAAGAATTAACGGATTTAATGAACAAGGAGTAA
- a CDS encoding DUF1499 domain-containing protein — translation MGLKETWHFLTRSHAETGEKHSNESLQTRYYKGNKDKVIEAIEAVVKESGYNLKRTERERGEIIIEQSSGQKFLLVASVITVRPFKTAVDFSCSYNTVLPSDFGKSKRMLESMYTKLDKQLIYIGSGLGEQLL, via the coding sequence ATGGGATTAAAAGAGACCTGGCATTTTTTAACGAGAAGTCACGCTGAGACTGGGGAAAAACACAGCAATGAATCGCTTCAGACTAGATATTACAAAGGAAACAAAGATAAGGTTATTGAAGCAATCGAAGCCGTTGTAAAAGAGTCTGGCTACAATTTAAAACGAACGGAACGAGAACGTGGAGAAATCATTATTGAGCAGTCATCCGGGCAGAAGTTCTTGCTTGTAGCGTCTGTGATTACGGTAAGACCATTTAAAACAGCGGTGGATTTTTCATGCTCATATAATACGGTCTTGCCATCGGATTTTGGAAAAAGCAAACGCATGCTTGAGTCAATGTATACGAAATTGGATAAACAACTTATATATATCGGGTCTGGCTTAGGGGAGCAACTATTATAA
- the speD gene encoding adenosylmethionine decarboxylase, with protein MDTMGRHVIAELWGCNVEKLNNMDFIEQVFVDAALKAGAEVREVAFHKFAPHGVSGVVIISESHLTIHSFPEHGYASIDVYTCGDLDPHLASNYIAQELHSTSSEVIEVPRGMGPVQPKKVAVESN; from the coding sequence ATGGACACAATGGGTCGGCATGTTATTGCAGAACTATGGGGTTGTAATGTAGAAAAGTTGAATAATATGGACTTTATTGAACAGGTTTTTGTTGATGCCGCGTTAAAAGCAGGAGCTGAAGTAAGAGAGGTAGCTTTTCATAAGTTTGCCCCTCATGGAGTGAGTGGAGTAGTTATTATTTCAGAATCTCACTTAACAATTCACAGTTTTCCTGAGCACGGCTATGCGAGTATAGATGTATATACCTGTGGAGATTTAGATCCGCACCTGGCTTCCAATTATATAGCTCAGGAACTTCATTCAACATCTAGCGAAGTCATTGAAGTGCCTCGAGGTATGGGACCAGTTCAGCCTAAAAAAGTGGCTGTTGAATCTAATTAA
- a CDS encoding glyceraldehyde-3-phosphate dehydrogenase produces the protein MKTKVAINGFGRIGRMVFRKAMLDHKVRVVAINATYPAETLAHLIKYDSVHGIFPLSVDVQDGQLYVDGHEIRLLQSRDPINLPWQELEIDIVIEATGKFKTKETAGYHLQAGAKKVLITAPAKDEDITIVMGVNEHEYQAEHHHIISNASCTTNCLAPVAKVLDQTFGIESGMMTTVHSYTNDQKNIDNPHKDLRRARSCGQSIIPTSTGAAKAISKVLPQLEGKLHGMALRVPTPNVSLVDLVVQLKSDVTAEMVNTAFRKAASSELSGILGITDEPLVSIDFNGEEQSSVIDGLSTSVQGSRQLKVLAWYDNEWGYSCRVVDLMNYVASRLKKEITV, from the coding sequence ATGAAAACAAAAGTAGCGATCAACGGGTTTGGACGTATTGGACGAATGGTCTTTCGTAAGGCTATGCTTGATCACAAGGTTCGTGTGGTAGCTATTAATGCAACGTATCCGGCTGAGACGCTTGCACATCTGATCAAATATGATAGTGTACATGGAATATTTCCTCTGTCAGTGGATGTTCAGGATGGTCAGTTATATGTAGATGGTCATGAAATTAGGCTATTACAGTCAAGAGATCCAATAAATCTTCCGTGGCAGGAGCTAGAGATTGATATTGTCATTGAAGCAACAGGGAAATTTAAAACAAAAGAGACAGCAGGTTACCACTTACAAGCAGGAGCAAAAAAAGTACTAATTACAGCACCTGCAAAGGATGAAGATATCACGATTGTCATGGGTGTGAACGAACACGAATATCAGGCTGAGCATCACCATATTATTTCAAATGCTTCTTGCACAACAAATTGTTTGGCACCGGTTGCAAAAGTTCTTGATCAAACATTTGGAATTGAGAGCGGAATGATGACAACCGTACATTCTTACACAAATGACCAGAAAAATATTGATAACCCTCATAAAGATTTGCGTAGAGCCAGATCCTGTGGCCAATCCATCATACCTACCTCCACTGGAGCAGCAAAAGCGATATCTAAGGTGCTGCCTCAGCTTGAGGGGAAGCTTCACGGGATGGCATTACGAGTTCCAACACCAAATGTGTCGCTCGTAGATCTAGTTGTTCAATTGAAGTCAGATGTGACAGCAGAGATGGTGAACACGGCATTTAGGAAAGCGGCAAGCTCCGAGCTTTCCGGGATACTTGGGATTACAGATGAGCCGCTTGTTTCCATTGATTTTAATGGGGAAGAACAGTCGTCTGTCATTGACGGGTTATCTACTAGTGTTCAAGGCAGTCGTCAATTAAAGGTTCTTGCTTGGTATGACAATGAATGGGGATACTCATGTCGAGTGGTTGATTTGATGAATTACGTTGCTTCTCGCCTAAAAAAAGAAATAACCGTATAA
- the coaE gene encoding dephospho-CoA kinase (Dephospho-CoA kinase (CoaE) performs the final step in coenzyme A biosynthesis.) has translation MIIGLTGGIATGKSTVAAMIRQEGIPVVDADVIAREVMEIDGAAYHQVVQTFGRDILNEDGSINRAMLGERIFSNESMRLKLNAIVHPVVRSELVSKAEAYLRQGHEHVVMDIPLLYESELFHLVDKVLLVYVEPGLQLERLMSRDQAGMEQARSRINAQMPIDEKVERADGVIHNHGTKEDTKDEVHRIVKLWNL, from the coding sequence ATGATTATTGGACTAACCGGCGGCATTGCGACGGGAAAATCAACTGTTGCAGCGATGATACGTCAGGAAGGGATTCCTGTCGTAGACGCCGATGTGATTGCAAGAGAAGTAATGGAGATCGACGGTGCAGCTTATCATCAGGTAGTCCAGACATTTGGACGTGACATTCTAAATGAAGATGGCTCCATTAACCGTGCAATGCTTGGTGAACGGATCTTTTCAAATGAGAGCATGCGTTTGAAGCTAAATGCCATTGTTCATCCTGTGGTGAGATCTGAGTTAGTGTCGAAAGCGGAGGCTTATCTGAGGCAAGGGCATGAGCATGTCGTCATGGATATTCCCCTTTTATATGAAAGTGAGTTATTTCATCTGGTGGATAAAGTTCTATTAGTTTATGTTGAACCAGGGCTTCAGCTTGAACGATTAATGTCCCGTGATCAAGCGGGAATGGAACAAGCCCGATCACGGATCAATGCTCAAATGCCGATTGATGAGAAAGTAGAACGGGCAGATGGAGTCATTCATAATCATGGCACCAAGGAAGACACGAAAGATGAAGTGCATCGTATAGTAAAGTTATGGAATTTATAA
- the ytaF gene encoding sporulation membrane protein YtaF — MSGFVALVVLAFALSLDSYGVGLTYGLRKMKIPFVSLLFIACCSGASILIAMALGKTIVLYLSQDVAEAIGAILLIAIGLFTLWQVYAPAKKKPKPVRKKKEHPFSFQLRIFGFVIHVLREPLKADMDQSGAITGREALLLGAALSLDAFGAGVGAALLGYAPWLLAVCVAFMSGFFLMLGMKSGFRFASISWINRLAFIPGVLLIIIGIWKM, encoded by the coding sequence ATGTCTGGTTTTGTTGCATTAGTTGTGCTTGCATTCGCCCTAAGTCTTGATAGCTACGGGGTAGGGTTGACATACGGACTTCGTAAAATGAAAATTCCCTTTGTGTCTCTGCTATTTATTGCGTGTTGTTCGGGGGCATCCATTCTGATCGCAATGGCACTCGGAAAAACAATTGTTCTTTATCTGTCACAGGATGTAGCGGAAGCAATTGGGGCTATTTTACTTATCGCAATCGGATTGTTCACGCTATGGCAGGTGTATGCTCCAGCTAAAAAGAAACCAAAGCCGGTGCGGAAGAAAAAAGAACATCCATTTAGTTTTCAACTGCGAATCTTTGGATTTGTGATTCATGTGTTAAGAGAGCCTTTAAAAGCAGATATGGATCAATCAGGTGCTATTACAGGAAGGGAAGCACTCTTACTAGGGGCAGCTTTATCGCTTGATGCATTTGGAGCAGGTGTTGGAGCGGCGTTACTAGGGTACGCACCTTGGCTTCTTGCAGTCTGCGTTGCATTTATGAGTGGCTTCTTTCTCATGCTCGGCATGAAAAGTGGATTTCGTTTTGCGAGTATATCTTGGATCAATCGACTCGCTTTTATTCCTGGAGTTCTACTCATTATTATAGGGATTTGGAAGATGTAA
- the mutM gene encoding DNA-formamidopyrimidine glycosylase has product MPELPEVETVKRTLEELVVGKTIQSVEIAWPNIIKRPADPAEFTTEIKGQTIHSMRRRGKFLLFDLDDLVMVSHLRMEGRYGVYKEEDEPVPHTHVTFGFSDGTELRYQDVRKFGTMHLFEKGKEEETMPLIQLGVEPFDDAFTIELLTNASRKTTRKIKPFLLDQKTVVGLGNIYVDEALFRARIHPERLAHTLTDEEFKRLHHSIVETLSEAVKLGGSSIKSYVNGQGEMGMFQQTLEVYGRKNEPCKHCDDTIIRIVVGGRGTHYCPTCQVN; this is encoded by the coding sequence ATGCCGGAATTACCTGAAGTAGAAACAGTCAAACGAACACTCGAAGAATTGGTTGTAGGAAAGACCATTCAGTCGGTTGAGATTGCGTGGCCAAACATTATTAAACGACCTGCCGATCCGGCGGAGTTTACAACTGAAATAAAGGGACAAACGATCCATTCCATGAGAAGAAGAGGGAAGTTCTTGCTTTTTGATCTCGACGATCTAGTGATGGTCTCTCACCTTCGTATGGAAGGAAGGTATGGAGTGTATAAAGAAGAGGACGAGCCAGTTCCTCATACCCATGTGACATTTGGCTTCTCTGACGGGACAGAGCTGAGATATCAGGATGTTCGTAAGTTTGGAACGATGCACCTTTTTGAAAAGGGAAAAGAAGAAGAAACAATGCCTTTAATTCAGCTTGGAGTAGAGCCATTCGATGATGCATTTACAATTGAATTGCTCACGAACGCAAGTCGGAAGACAACACGTAAGATAAAACCGTTTCTCTTAGATCAAAAAACGGTCGTTGGTCTTGGAAATATCTACGTAGACGAAGCGTTGTTCAGAGCCCGTATTCATCCTGAACGGCTTGCCCACACCTTGACGGATGAAGAATTTAAGCGGCTCCACCATAGTATTGTTGAAACATTATCAGAAGCCGTTAAGCTTGGGGGCAGCTCCATAAAGTCCTATGTAAATGGCCAGGGAGAAATGGGCATGTTTCAACAAACGCTTGAAGTTTACGGTCGTAAAAATGAACCGTGCAAACACTGTGATGACACCATTATTCGAATTGTTGTTGGAGGACGGGGTACTCATTATTGTCCAACATGTCAAGTGAACTAA
- the polA gene encoding DNA polymerase I, with protein sequence MKKLILIDGNSIAYRAFFALPLLSNDKGIYTNAVYGFTTMLLKILEDEKPTHMLVAFDAGKSTFRHKTFSEYKGTRQKTPPELSEQLPFIRQLLDTYGIKRHEATDYEADDIIGTLASRAEQEGWNVKVISGDKDLLQLVTDKVEVHLTKKGITNMDRYDPQAIDEKYGISAKQIIDLKGLMGDSSDNIPGVPGIGEKTALKLLKEFGSVETVLDSVDQVSGKKMKERLVEHREQALMSKKLATIYTEVPVDLGIDDLAFGDYEVAEVSAFFKDLDFSSLLNRLPNENGETPSEELSEMDIKLVQEVTEEHLASPAALVAEVLGDHYHHAPIEGFAVTNENGTFFIPTTVAIDSELFVEWAKDEAKKKWVFDAKRTVVALGWQDIELDGVEFDLLIASYLLDPSVSSHGMSDIAQRKGLSIVHDDETVYGKGAKQRVPEEDALKDHLGRKASAIFNLKEDLEKELEENNQSELFFDLEMPLSVVLGRMETTGIKVDSSQLKQMGEDLSERLKTLEETIHDLAGTSFNINSPKQLGEVLFETLGLPPVKKTKTGYSTSADVLEKLAGEHKIIEHILLYRQLGKLYSTYIEGLLKVVDESTGRIHTRYNQALTQTGRLSSTDPNLQNIPIRLEEGRTIRKAFIPSEPGWSILAADYSQIELRVLAHISEDQGLMEAFRNDMDIHTKTAMDVFHVGESEVTSDMRRSSKAVNFGIVYGISDYGLSQSLNITRKEAAEFIERYLESYPNVKAYMSNVVEDAREKGYVSTLMQRRRYLPELVSRNFNLRSFAERTAMNTPIQGTAADIIKKAMIDMAERLESEQLKSRMLLQVHDELIFEVPEEELEQMKKIVPEVMEAALELNVPLKADVSVGDTWYEAK encoded by the coding sequence ATGAAGAAACTAATCTTAATTGATGGAAATAGTATTGCGTACCGAGCTTTTTTTGCGTTACCGCTTTTGTCGAATGATAAAGGAATATATACAAATGCGGTGTACGGTTTCACAACGATGCTTTTAAAGATACTCGAGGACGAAAAGCCAACGCATATGTTGGTAGCTTTTGATGCTGGAAAATCAACGTTCCGTCATAAGACCTTTTCAGAATATAAAGGAACAAGACAAAAAACACCACCAGAGCTGTCAGAACAGCTTCCATTTATTCGTCAGCTTCTTGATACGTATGGCATTAAACGTCATGAAGCGACTGATTATGAAGCGGATGATATTATTGGAACGCTTGCCAGTCGAGCCGAGCAAGAAGGCTGGAATGTGAAAGTGATCTCTGGAGATAAGGATTTACTTCAGCTTGTTACAGATAAAGTTGAAGTACATTTAACGAAAAAAGGGATCACCAATATGGATCGATATGATCCTCAGGCCATAGATGAAAAATATGGGATTTCTGCTAAGCAGATTATTGATCTAAAAGGATTAATGGGTGATTCCTCGGATAATATTCCTGGTGTCCCAGGAATCGGTGAGAAAACAGCACTGAAGCTATTAAAAGAATTTGGTTCTGTTGAGACGGTTCTTGATTCTGTTGACCAGGTTTCAGGTAAGAAAATGAAAGAACGTCTTGTTGAGCACCGTGAGCAAGCCTTAATGAGTAAAAAACTTGCTACGATTTATACAGAAGTACCAGTTGATCTAGGAATTGACGACCTAGCCTTTGGTGACTACGAGGTAGCAGAAGTGTCGGCCTTCTTTAAGGATCTGGACTTCTCTTCCCTTTTGAATCGACTTCCAAATGAAAACGGGGAGACACCTTCAGAAGAACTAAGTGAAATGGACATTAAACTTGTGCAAGAAGTAACGGAAGAGCACCTCGCTAGTCCGGCAGCTCTAGTGGCAGAGGTTCTTGGTGATCATTATCATCACGCACCAATTGAAGGCTTTGCTGTTACAAATGAAAATGGAACCTTTTTTATCCCGACGACAGTAGCGATCGATTCAGAGCTGTTTGTTGAATGGGCTAAGGATGAAGCGAAGAAAAAATGGGTATTTGATGCAAAACGAACAGTGGTCGCACTCGGGTGGCAGGATATCGAACTTGATGGTGTTGAGTTTGATTTGTTAATTGCTTCTTATTTACTTGATCCATCTGTTTCCTCTCATGGCATGAGTGATATTGCTCAGCGTAAAGGCTTATCGATTGTTCACGATGATGAGACGGTATATGGAAAGGGAGCTAAACAACGTGTTCCTGAAGAAGATGCCTTAAAAGATCATTTAGGACGTAAAGCTTCGGCTATCTTCAATTTAAAAGAGGACTTAGAGAAAGAGCTTGAAGAGAACAATCAATCTGAACTCTTTTTTGATCTGGAAATGCCTTTGTCTGTTGTGCTTGGACGAATGGAAACAACGGGAATCAAGGTTGATTCATCTCAGCTTAAACAAATGGGTGAAGATTTATCAGAACGGTTAAAAACACTTGAGGAAACGATCCATGATTTAGCGGGGACAAGCTTTAATATTAATTCACCTAAGCAGCTTGGTGAAGTGCTGTTTGAGACATTAGGTTTACCGCCAGTCAAGAAAACAAAAACGGGGTATTCCACATCTGCAGACGTTCTAGAGAAGCTTGCCGGTGAACATAAAATCATTGAGCATATTCTACTGTATCGTCAGTTAGGTAAGCTTTATTCAACCTACATTGAAGGGCTACTTAAGGTTGTTGATGAAAGTACGGGACGTATTCACACTCGTTACAATCAAGCACTCACACAAACTGGACGACTAAGCTCGACGGACCCAAACCTGCAAAACATTCCGATTCGATTAGAAGAGGGACGGACAATTCGTAAAGCCTTTATTCCGTCTGAACCTGGCTGGTCGATCCTAGCTGCGGATTATTCTCAAATTGAGCTGCGGGTTCTTGCTCACATTTCAGAAGATCAGGGCTTAATGGAGGCGTTCAGAAATGATATGGACATCCATACAAAAACAGCAATGGACGTCTTTCATGTAGGTGAGTCTGAGGTTACATCAGATATGCGGAGAAGCTCTAAGGCTGTAAACTTTGGAATTGTGTATGGTATTAGTGATTATGGATTATCTCAAAGCTTAAACATCACCCGTAAGGAAGCGGCTGAATTTATTGAACGTTACTTGGAGAGTTATCCTAATGTGAAGGCGTATATGTCAAATGTCGTTGAAGATGCTCGTGAAAAAGGGTATGTCTCAACGTTAATGCAACGGAGACGTTATTTACCTGAGCTCGTAAGCCGCAACTTTAACTTACGAAGCTTTGCTGAACGAACGGCAATGAACACACCGATTCAAGGTACAGCTGCAGACATTATTAAGAAAGCAATGATCGACATGGCCGAACGTCTTGAATCCGAACAATTAAAAAGTCGGATGCTGTTGCAAGTGCATGATGAATTGATTTTTGAAGTGCCAGAGGAAGAGCTCGAACAAATGAAAAAAATCGTACCAGAGGTGATGGAAGCCGCTTTGGAATTAAATGTACCTCTTAAGGCGGATGTTTCGGTTGGCGATACGTGGTACGAAGCAAAATAG
- a CDS encoding ATP-binding protein: MHKLRFRLISTVTLITLIVMSGLGLTIGQWYKDFYLKTITERLESEAQLGSYMVQELRGDQTLDSNLDQLAEIISERVLARVTIIDLEGQVLGESAETGQPLDNHLDRPEIREADLDEDGFEIRYSQTLDQELLYYAVPIYDDSNAKVGYFRLGLPMEDLNSVDRTIWLIIGASFFIAVSLISFLAFRVTKEMMKPIDESVKVAKRLAKGDYSARTFENQHAEIGQLSRSLNMLAYNLDYISKRHQAQQERMETLIENMGSGLLLINVRGDISVMNKASRMIFQVEDQAWLNRLYHDVMDESGLVQFIQSVFITETKQRDQLTLGEPYMAKVYDVYGAPVLDASGKMRGMTLVLHDITEQKKLEQIRKDFVANVSHELKTPITSIKGFSETLLDGAMDQEELREKFLKIILKESERLQSLIHDLLELSKVERSNFQVHWTNMTLEQIAEEVVTMLSEKAVAKEINLSLETTGDSTMHGDPERMKQILINIINNAIMYTPANGEVKVSVKGKQGSVELKVSDTGIGMEETEIPRVFERFYRVDRARSRNSGGTGLGLAIVKHLAEAHHASIQVKSKQGEGTVFTLVFPKEQQEEIF, translated from the coding sequence ATGCATAAGCTGCGTTTTCGTTTAATTTCTACCGTTACGTTAATTACACTCATTGTCATGTCTGGGCTTGGACTGACGATAGGACAATGGTATAAGGACTTTTATTTAAAAACAATCACCGAAAGGCTAGAGAGTGAGGCACAATTAGGCTCATACATGGTTCAAGAACTTAGAGGGGATCAAACGTTAGACTCTAATTTGGATCAGTTAGCAGAAATTATAAGCGAGCGCGTTCTTGCCCGTGTAACCATTATCGATCTAGAAGGACAGGTATTAGGTGAATCAGCGGAAACGGGACAGCCTTTAGATAACCATCTGGATCGACCTGAAATTCGGGAGGCAGATTTAGATGAAGATGGGTTTGAAATACGTTATAGCCAAACATTAGATCAAGAGCTTCTTTATTATGCTGTACCAATATACGACGACTCAAATGCCAAGGTAGGGTATTTTCGATTAGGGTTACCAATGGAGGATTTAAACTCTGTTGATCGAACAATTTGGTTGATTATTGGAGCGAGCTTTTTTATTGCGGTTTCACTTATTTCTTTCTTAGCTTTTAGAGTGACAAAAGAGATGATGAAGCCGATTGATGAATCAGTTAAGGTGGCGAAACGATTAGCTAAAGGGGACTATTCTGCACGCACCTTCGAAAATCAGCATGCAGAAATCGGTCAGCTAAGCAGGTCGCTTAATATGTTAGCTTATAATTTAGATTACATTTCAAAACGTCATCAAGCACAACAAGAACGAATGGAAACACTCATCGAGAACATGGGAAGCGGGTTACTTCTCATTAATGTTCGTGGTGACATTTCTGTTATGAATAAAGCAAGTCGGATGATTTTCCAGGTTGAAGATCAAGCATGGTTAAATCGACTGTATCATGACGTGATGGACGAGTCCGGGTTGGTTCAATTCATTCAATCGGTATTTATTACAGAGACAAAACAGAGAGATCAGCTGACACTTGGCGAACCATATATGGCGAAAGTGTATGATGTATATGGAGCGCCGGTATTAGATGCATCGGGTAAGATGAGAGGAATGACACTTGTCTTACATGATATTACTGAACAGAAGAAGCTTGAACAAATTCGTAAAGACTTTGTAGCGAATGTGTCGCATGAGCTGAAAACCCCGATTACGTCGATTAAAGGGTTCTCTGAGACATTGCTAGATGGAGCCATGGATCAAGAAGAGTTACGAGAGAAATTCTTGAAGATCATTTTAAAAGAAAGTGAGAGGTTACAGAGCTTAATTCACGATTTACTCGAGCTGTCTAAAGTGGAACGCTCTAATTTTCAGGTTCACTGGACAAACATGACACTCGAGCAAATCGCTGAAGAGGTTGTGACCATGCTATCTGAAAAGGCTGTAGCGAAAGAAATTAACTTATCGCTAGAAACCACAGGGGATTCAACGATGCATGGGGACCCCGAACGTATGAAGCAAATTCTGATTAACATTATAAACAATGCAATCATGTACACTCCTGCGAACGGCGAAGTGAAAGTGAGTGTGAAGGGGAAACAGGGGTCTGTTGAACTAAAGGTGTCGGATACAGGGATTGGTATGGAAGAAACAGAGATTCCTCGAGTATTTGAGCGCTTTTACCGTGTGGACCGAGCGCGAAGCCGTAATTCCGGTGGAACCGGTCTAGGTCTAGCGATTGTGAAACACTTAGCGGAGGCGCATCATGCAAGTATACAAGTAAAAAGTAAGCAAGGGGAAGGCACTGTTTTTACACTTGTTTTTCCAAAAGAGCAACAAGAAGAAATCTTTTAA
- a CDS encoding response regulator transcription factor, with protein MGKRLLVVDDEESIVTLLQFNLEQAGYEVETAKDGAEGLELAKQQPFDLIVLDLMLPEMDGIDVCKQLRISKVQTPILMLTAKDDEFDKVLGLELGADDYMTKPFSPREVVARIRAILRRAAQANQQPQSTEDVSEMIRIGEVDIFPENYEVNCRGQALSLTPKEFELLLYLANHKGRVLTRDQLLNAVWDYEFVGDTRIVDVHISHLREKIEPNTKKPVYIKTIRGLGYKMEEPLLDA; from the coding sequence ATGGGAAAACGACTTTTAGTAGTAGACGACGAGGAATCAATTGTAACGTTACTCCAATTTAATCTTGAACAGGCAGGGTATGAAGTTGAAACAGCGAAAGACGGTGCAGAAGGGCTCGAATTAGCAAAACAACAGCCATTTGATCTAATCGTGCTCGATTTAATGCTACCCGAAATGGATGGAATCGATGTGTGTAAACAACTCCGCATCAGCAAAGTGCAAACACCTATCCTTATGCTAACGGCAAAGGACGATGAATTTGATAAGGTATTAGGCCTTGAACTGGGTGCGGATGATTATATGACAAAGCCGTTTAGTCCGAGAGAGGTAGTGGCAAGAATACGTGCGATTTTGCGAAGAGCGGCACAAGCGAATCAGCAGCCGCAGTCTACTGAAGACGTTTCTGAAATGATTCGAATTGGAGAGGTTGACATCTTTCCGGAAAATTATGAAGTGAACTGCAGAGGACAGGCATTATCACTGACACCAAAAGAATTTGAACTGCTATTATATCTTGCGAATCATAAAGGTCGAGTACTCACACGAGATCAGTTGCTAAATGCGGTATGGGATTATGAATTTGTAGGGGATACTCGAATTGTAGATGTCCACATCAGCCACTTACGAGAGAAAATCGAACCAAATACAAAGAAACCCGTTTATATTAAAACCATCCGTGGTCTAGGGTACAAAATGGAAGAACCGTTGCTAGATGCATAA
- the mdh gene encoding malate dehydrogenase produces the protein MAIKRRKISVVGGGFTGATTALMVAQKELGDVVLVDIPNMEGPTKGKALDMFESTPVQGTDAKITGTSSYEDTKDSDVVVITAGIARKPGMSRDDLVSTNAGIMKSVTKEVVKHSPNCYIIVLTNPADAMTYTVYKESGFPKNRVIGQSGVLDTARFRTFIAEELNISVEDITGFVLGGHGDDMVPLIRYSAAGGVPLQSLLSEERISEIVERTRKGGGEIVGLLGNGSAYYAPAASLTQMVEAILKDKKRVLPTIAYLEGEYGYDDLYLGVPTILGGDGIEKIIELDLTEEEKNQLDRSADSVRNVMEALPNE, from the coding sequence ATGGCTATTAAACGCAGAAAGATCTCAGTAGTTGGAGGTGGCTTCACAGGAGCTACAACCGCCTTGATGGTTGCTCAAAAAGAGCTGGGAGATGTGGTTCTTGTTGATATTCCAAACATGGAAGGACCAACTAAAGGGAAAGCGTTAGATATGTTTGAATCAACGCCAGTTCAAGGGACAGATGCAAAGATTACCGGTACATCAAGCTATGAAGATACTAAAGACTCCGATGTGGTTGTCATTACAGCCGGCATCGCTCGTAAGCCGGGCATGAGTCGTGATGATCTTGTTAGCACAAATGCCGGTATCATGAAATCTGTGACAAAAGAAGTTGTGAAACACTCACCTAATTGCTATATCATCGTGCTTACGAATCCGGCTGATGCGATGACATATACGGTTTATAAGGAATCTGGGTTCCCAAAAAACCGTGTTATCGGTCAATCCGGTGTGCTTGACACAGCACGCTTCCGTACATTTATTGCAGAGGAATTAAACATCTCTGTAGAAGACATTACTGGATTTGTGCTTGGTGGTCATGGAGACGACATGGTGCCGTTAATTCGTTATTCGGCAGCAGGTGGCGTTCCCCTTCAAAGCCTACTTTCTGAGGAACGTATCAGCGAAATCGTTGAGCGTACTCGTAAAGGTGGCGGAGAGATTGTCGGATTACTTGGGAATGGTAGTGCATACTACGCTCCGGCTGCTTCTCTGACTCAAATGGTTGAAGCAATCCTAAAAGATAAGAAGCGTGTGTTACCAACGATTGCTTATCTTGAAGGAGAGTACGGTTACGACGATCTATACCTAGGAGTTCCAACGATTCTCGGTGGAGACGGAATTGAGAAGATCATCGAGCTAGACCTAACAGAAGAAGAGAAAAACCAATTAGATCGCTCAGCAGATTCCGTACGTAATGTAATGGAAGCTCTGCCAAACGAATAA